The following coding sequences lie in one Paroedura picta isolate Pp20150507F chromosome 10, Ppicta_v3.0, whole genome shotgun sequence genomic window:
- the MGST2 gene encoding microsomal glutathione S-transferase 2 produces the protein MAGDLTWLAAVSLLSACQQCHFAWLVGKSRLKHKIMPPAVSGSPEFERTFRAQQNCVEFYPVFLMTLWIAGWFFNQEIAAVGGLIYVFARHKYFHGYAESVKGRLTGFYLNLVVLMFLIALGTTGIVNSFLDEYLDFNIGKKLRKLI, from the exons ATGGCTGGTGATTTGACTTGGCTGGCCGCGGTCTCCCTTCTGTCTGCCTGTCAGCAAT GTCACTTTGCCTGGCTTGTGGGAAAATCAAGACTGAAACACAAGATCATGCCACCAGCTGTCTCTGGGTCACCAGAATTTGAGAGGACATTCCGTGCTCA GCAGAACTGTGTGGAGTTTTATCCTGTCTTCCTAATGACCTTGTGGATTGCTGGATGGTTTTTCAACCAAG AAATAGCTGCAGTTGGTGGTCTGATATATGTGTTTGCACGCCACAAATACTTCCATGGCTATGCAGAGTCTGTGAAAGGAAG GTTAACAGGCTTTTATTTGAATCTAGTGGTTTTGATGTTTTTGATTGCCTTGGGCACAACAGGGATTGTGAATAGCTTCCTGGATGAATATTTGGACTTCAATATAGGAAAGAAACTGCGTAAACTGATCTAA